The following are from one region of the Thermococcus sp. genome:
- a CDS encoding ubiquitin-like small modifier protein 1, translated as MKVRFYATFRELIGRKEIEVHSVKTVRELIDYLAEHYTPQIKKELLESPRVGPNKPIDGMILVNGHNILHLKGLDTELKEDDEVHIFPPAGGG; from the coding sequence ATGAAGGTTAGGTTCTACGCTACATTCCGGGAGCTCATCGGAAGGAAGGAGATTGAAGTTCACAGTGTGAAAACGGTTCGAGAACTCATAGACTACCTGGCGGAGCATTACACACCGCAAATTAAGAAGGAGCTCCTTGAAAGTCCGCGTGTCGGTCCGAACAAACCAATAGATGGGATGATTCTTGTGAATGGCCACAACATCCTCCATCTAAAAGGTCTCGATACCGAGCTCAAAGAGGACGACGAGGTTCACATATTCCCACCCGCAGGAGGTGGCTAA